The DNA segment TCGGACTGCGACCACTTTAATGCGTCGCCGTAAATGTAAATTGATTGGCGCACCTTTCCCCATCGGCCCTGATGGAACTCGCGCCTGGGTGGAGAAAATCTGCTCTGTATTTGGTATCACTCCCAAAGGTTTGGATGAACGCGAAGCTCAAATTTGGGAAAGCGTGGAAGATTACGTGAAACTGATTCGCGGTAAGTCGGTTTTCTTTATGGGTGATAACTTGCTGGAAATCTCCCAAGCGCGGTTCTTGGTACGCTGTGGGATGACAGTTCAAGAAATCGGCATTCCCTACATGGATAAGCGCTATCAAGCTGCTGAGTTGGCGCTATTAGAAAAAACTTGTCAGGAGATGGGTGTACCTTTGCCCAGAATTGTTGAAAAGCCGGATAATTACAATCAACTGCAACGGATTTATGCATCGAAGCCAGATTTGGTAATTACTGGTATGGCTCACGCTAATCCTTTGGAAGCACGCGGTATTAATACTAAGTGGTCTGTGGAGTTCACTTTTGCTCAAATTCACGGTTTTACTAATACTCGTGACATTCTGGAATTGGTGACTCGTCCACTGCGTCGGAATACTAATTTGCAGGATATGGGTTGGGATAAGTTGGTGAAGGAAGAAGCGAAGATTTAGTAATATGGAGTGGGGTGAATGATGCTAACCCCACTCTATGTTATTCCGGTATAAGTGAGGTTTTCTATGAGCAATACTATATCTTTTCAAGAAATAATTGGATACGTTGAAGCTCTTTCTCAGGAAGACCAAGATTTATTACTAGAACTAATTCAAAAAAGAAGAGTTGAAAAACGACGCGCAGAAATAGCTAATCATGCAGCGCAAACCTTAGCAGCAATTGACGCAGGAACAGCTAAAAAAGGTACTGTAGGAGATTTATGGGCTGATTTAACTGGAGATGAATGAAAGTTTTAGTTTGGGATACCAGTTTTAAGAGAGCTTTTAAGCAAGTTGTTCGTAAGAATCCCCAATTAGAGGGGAAAATATTTGAAATCTTAGAATTACTAGCGTCTGATATATTTAACCCTGTTTTGAAATCTCATAAATTGAGTGGTCAGTTAGAAGGTTTATGGGCTTGTTCAGTGGCTTATGACTGCCGAATTATCTATACATTAAAACAAGCTGAGGATACACAAGAGGAGATGATTATTTTGGTTGATATCGGTAGCCACGATGAGGTTTATTAAAGTTTGGCTTTGAATTGATTAACACCATAACAGGATGATGATTAGGCGAACCAATGTTCGCCTTTTTTTTCATATTGACATAGCACAATAAATTTGGCGTATCAACCAATTTACAGCTTCTATTATCCCGTCGAAATCATCGTAATTTTTTTTACATGATTGATTATTGTCTAGCAGGTTTTTAAGATTGTTTTCTTGTTCTTCTCTATTATTCTTGTTATGTTCAATAATATTGCGGAATTTTCTAGCGTTATCTATAAGATAATAAAAATTTTTATTCAATGGTTCACTAGATGACGCTATTTTAGCTGATGGTCGCTTTAATGCCTTGGATGATGTTGTGGAATTAATAATACGAGGTCTTGAAGAATTGGGTTTATAAAAATCTTTACCATACAATATAATAAAACATAACTCTAATTTAAAACTTATATGGCTATTTTTTAATTTAGTTAAAGATAGAAAAGATCCCTTATTTGAGTAGTAGTAGTAATCATTCATGTCTTCTTGATAAGGATTACCTTCATTTTGAGGTCTATATATTTCAGGGAAATTGAAATTTTTTGCTAAGTATTTTTTTTCCAAAATATCACAAGCTTGTAATAAGCTATCATTATCTGTTTCAATATTAATAAACTTTTTTTGTAAAAAAATTTTAATAACTTCTTCGACAAGACTTATAGCACAACCACAAAATCTAAGAAAGTTCTTCTGATAAAGAGAATCCATATTCTTATCATTAATAGTTAATATTTCAATTAATGATTTATTATTTTCATTATTTTTAATGAATGAATAAGCTATTAATTTTTGTTGAACTATTTCTACTTCTGTTTGCTTATCAGAATCAAAAGGATTATTTATTTCTCTGGGAATACATAAATTATTATTAATTGAACAATCAGTTTTTAAATTAGGTTCATCTAATGCACCAGCATTTACAGGAACTTTCTGTATTATTGAAGGAAAAACTGAATGTTCTTCGAGATGTTTATTGAATGCTAAAGATAAACTATTAATGTCATTTTTAATGGTAGAAATATCGTTTTTAATATCATCAATATCATTTTTCTCCATGCTATAAGTTTCCTTCTCTCCAACTAAATAACCTATAAAAGAAATTTTTATCTCTCTTGTTTAATTCTAAGTATTGAGTTAAATATTTTTTATAAATAGTGTCATTTTTACCTTTCACCATACCTAAAAATTCTATTTTTCCGCGAAGAACTTGCTTAAATTTAGGGGTGTCGCCACTGAAAAGCCTAGCTTTAAATTCATATTTATTAATATACTCTAATTCAGAAGATTCAAGTCCAAACTTTTCCCAAGCATGAATCATTGCTCGAATTTGACGTATATAATTACGATCTACATTTGGAAAAGTATTAACAGTTATACTTGTAACTTCCTGATGTTGTTTATCATTCTGAATTCGTACTTTCAGTTGATTAACTTCAAAACTATTTTCTTTAACAATTGAATATATATCTTTACCTAAAACAACTTTTTCAAGCTTTTCTGGTTCTTCGGTTATAATGATATAAGCTATTTCTTCAGGAAGGTTAGGTCTCGTTGTTGAAAATGTGATAT comes from the Nodularia sp. NIES-3585 genome and includes:
- a CDS encoding type II toxin-antitoxin system mRNA interferase toxin, RelE/StbE family, with the translated sequence MKVLVWDTSFKRAFKQVVRKNPQLEGKIFEILELLASDIFNPVLKSHKLSGQLEGLWACSVAYDCRIIYTLKQAEDTQEEMIILVDIGSHDEVY